A window of Malania oleifera isolate guangnan ecotype guangnan chromosome 5, ASM2987363v1, whole genome shotgun sequence contains these coding sequences:
- the LOC131155132 gene encoding probable arabinose 5-phosphate isomerase: protein MGSLPPFSDHIANPKETKTLINPDDLLNLFKSQQKYLNFFFQNLNHSQTLAFTQTLLNARGTIFFTGVGKSGFVAQKISQTLVSLGVRSGFLSPVDALHGDIGVLSSADLVVFFSKSGNTEELLRLAPCAKAKGAYLISVTSTVVNALTGVCDLNVHLPLERELCPFDLAPVTSTAIQMVFGDTVAIALMAARNLTKDEYAANHPAGRIGKSLIFKVKDVMKKQDELPLCREGDLIMDQLVELTSKGCGCLLLVDDEHHLIGTFTDGDLRRTLKASGEGIFKLSVGKMCNRNPRTINPDAMAVEAMRKMESPPSPVQFLPVVNSQNVLIGIVTLHGLVSAGL, encoded by the exons ATGGGTTCTCTTCCGCCATTTTCAGACCACATTGCAAATCCCAaagaaaccaaaaccctaattaACCCTGATGACCTGCTCAATCTTTTCAAGTCCCAACAGAAGTACCTGAATTTCTTCTTCCAGAACCTTAATCACTCGCAAACCCTAGCATTCACCCAAACCCTGTTGAATGCCAGAGGCACTATTTTCTTCACTGGCGTCGGCAAGTCCGGCTTTGTCGCCCAAAAGATCTCCCAGACCCTTGTCTCGCTGGGCGTCCGATCTGGGTTCTTGTCCCCCGTCGACGCCCTCCATGGCGACATTGGCGTCTTGTCGAGCGCCGACCTGGTGGTGTTCTTCAGCAAGTCCGGGAACACCGAGGAGCTCTTGAGGTTGGCGCCGTGCGCGAAGGCCAAGGGTGCGTACCTCATTTCCGTGACGTCGACGGTGGTGAATGCCCTGACGGGGGTGTGTGACTTGAATGTGCATTTGCCTCTGGAGAGGGAATTGTGCCCGTTCGATCTCGCGCCGGTCACTTCAACCGCGATCCAGATGGTTTTCGGCGATACAGTGGCGATTGCGCTGATGGCGGCACGGAATTTGACGAAGGATGAGTATGCGGCGAATCATCCGGCGGGAAGGATCGGAAAGAGTCTCATTTTCAAG GTGAAAGATGTCATGAAGAAGCAAGATGAACTCCCACTATGCAGAGAAGGAGATTTAATCATGGATCAGTTAGTGGAGTTAACAAGTAAAGGCTGTGGTTGTTTGCTTCTTGTTGATGATGAGCATCATCTGATCGGGACATTCACAGATGGTGACCTGAGACGTACTCTTAAAGCCAGCGGTGAAGGCATCTTTAAGCTCTCGGTGGGGAAAATGTGCAACCG GAACCCAAGAACAATCAATCCAGATGCAATGGCAGTGGAGGCAATGCGGAAGATGGAATCACCACCGTCGCCTGTCCAATTCTTGCCAGTCGTCAATAGTCAAAATGTCCTGATTGGCATTGTCACGTTGCATGGATTGGTCTCAGCTGGCCTGTGA